Below is a window of Nocardioides sp. S-1144 DNA.
GCGCGGGCGCCGTGCAGGACGCCGTCCTTGGTGCCGGTCAGGGCGCCGGAGGCGTCGGCGGTGACGTCGTGCGCCTCGGCGCTCCAGCGGTGGCCGGGCTCGTCGTGGGCGAAGGCCAGCACGCTCTCGCCGCCGGACAGGGCGCCGAGGAGCTCCTGGCGCTGCTCGGGCGTGCCGACCGCGGAGACGAGTCCGCCGGCCAGCACCACCGAGGAGAGGTACGGCTCGGGCGCGAGCACCCGGCCGAGCTCGCGGCACACGATGCCGATCTCGACCGGCCCGGCGCCGACGCCGCCGTCGTCCTCGCTGAAGGGCAGGCCCAGCAGGCCCATCTCGGCCATCTGGGTCCACAGCTTCTCGTCGAAGCCGGGGTCCTCCTTGGTGGCGCGCCGGCGCTGCTCGTAGTCGGCGTAGGCCTTGCCCACCAGGCCGCGCACGGCGTCGCGGAGGGCGGTCTGCTCGTCGTCGTAGGTGAAGTCCATGTCAGCCCTCTCTCAGAGACCCAGGATGTTGCGGCTGATGATCTGGCGCTGGATCTCGTTGGACCCGCCGTAGATCGACGCCTTGCGGAGGTTGAGGTACGTCGGCGTCGAGCGCCGGTACCACTCGAGCGTCGCGTCGCCCTCGCCGCTGGCGAGGGTGGCCGGCCCGCCGAGGTCGACGACCAGCTCGCTGACGGCCTGCTGCAGCTCGGTGCCCTTGAGCTTGAGCACCGAGGACGCCGGGTGCGGCTCGGCGCCGGCGGAGTGCGCGGCGACGCGGAGGGCGGTGAGCTCGAGGGCGAGCAGCTCGTTCTCCAGCTCGACGACGCGGGCGCGCAGCAGCGGGTCGTCGGCGAGGATGCTCGCGCCGAGCTCCTTGGCGCGGGCCAGGACGCGCTTGGTGGCGCCCACCGGTGCGACGCCGACCCGCTCGTTGCCGAGCAGGAACTTGGCCTGCGTCCAGCCGCTGTTGACCTCCCCGACGAGGTTCTCGCCGGGGACCCGGACGTCGGTGAACCAGACCTCGTTGACCTCGTGGCCGCCGTCGATGAGCTCGATCGGCCGGACCTCGACGCCCGGGCTGGTCATGTCGATGAGCAGCATCGAGATGCCGGCCTGCTTCTTCACCTCGGGGTCGGTGCGCACCAGGGTGAAGATCCAGTCGCCGTACTGCCCGAGCGTCGTCCAGGTCTTCTGGCCGTTGACGACCCAGTCGTCACCGTCGAGGACGGCGGTGGTGCGCAGCCCGGCGAGGTCGGAGCCGGCGTCGGGCTCGGAGAAGCCCTGGCTCCACCAGATGTCGAGGTTCGCGGTCTTCGGCAGGAACTTCTCCTTCTGCTCCTGGGTGCCGAACTGCGCGATGACCGGGCCGATCATGCTGGCGTTGAAGGCGAGCGGGACCGGCACGGACGCCGCCTGCATCTCCTCGTGCCAGATGTGGCGCTTGAGCTCGCTCCAGCCGCGGCCGCCCCACTCCTCGGGCCAGTGCGGGACGGCGAGGCCCGCGGCGTTCAGCGCCTGCTGGCTCTCGACGATCTGCTCCCGGGTGAGCTCGCGCCCCTCCTCGACGGTGCGCCGGATCTCCTCCGGGAACGTCGTGGTGAAGAACGTGCGCATCTCCTCCCGGAACGCCTGGTCGTCCTCGGTCAGTGCGAGCTGCATGCGGGGTGCCTCCTGCGACATCGACGGGTGGTGCGCGCGGTCACACCCATCTAACTCGCCAGTAGCAAGACCGCGCCACCGGCCCCGGGCAGCAGACCGCGCCCACCCCGGACGTTGAGCAAGCGAGCCCCGGCGAGCGCCGACGAAACGTGTGCCCACCCCGGACGTTGAGCAAGCGAGCCCCGGCGAGCGCCGACGAAACGTCCGGCCCTGCGCTGCCAACCCGCCCCGTCGTCGGTCCGGCCTCGGCGGGCCAGGGGTTTCGTCACGCGGGCCGCGACCTCGTTCCTCGGTCGCGCCGCTCGCTTAACCTCCGTCGAGCCGACTTCCCTCGCGGGCTCGGGCGGCCAGCTCAGGGCCGGCCGTCGGCGTACATCCGTAGCCGGCTCACGGTGCTGGCGGGGTCGGCGTCGACGTGGCCGTTGACCGCGCGGCTCGCCCAGCCCAGGCGGGCTCCGAGGTCGGCGGCGTCGGCGAGGGCGGCCACCGACGTGCCGAGGGCCGCGGCGAACGGCGCCAGGTAGGTGTCGCGGTAGGGCGCGACGTCCTCGGACCCGGGCTCGTCGTCGACGCCCCACGCGACCACGCCGAGCAGCGTGACGGCGAGGCTGAGGAACGGGTGCGAGACGCAGGCGTCGCCCCAGTCGAGCAGCCGGTGCCGAGCGCCCGGCGCGCCGTCGGGGGCCACGAAGACCTGGCCGTCGTGGAGATCGTCGTGCTGGACGGTCTCCTCGATGCCGTACGACGCCAGCCGGTCGACCATCGGCCCGACCCGGTCCGCGGCGTCGCGCAGGCGGGGCTCGACGACGTCGTCGCCGAGGCGCCCGACCAGGTCGGCGTACCCGGCGGCGAGGTCGTCGAGGCGGTGGTGCGGCATCCCGGTGGCGAGCAGCGCCGGCACGTCGGCCCGGGAGGCGAGCTGCACGCGGGCGTAGCCGTCGAGCGCGTCGTGCCAGCGGACCAGGCTGCGCTCC
It encodes the following:
- a CDS encoding acyl-CoA dehydrogenase family protein is translated as MQLALTEDDQAFREEMRTFFTTTFPEEIRRTVEEGRELTREQIVESQQALNAAGLAVPHWPEEWGGRGWSELKRHIWHEEMQAASVPVPLAFNASMIGPVIAQFGTQEQKEKFLPKTANLDIWWSQGFSEPDAGSDLAGLRTTAVLDGDDWVVNGQKTWTTLGQYGDWIFTLVRTDPEVKKQAGISMLLIDMTSPGVEVRPIELIDGGHEVNEVWFTDVRVPGENLVGEVNSGWTQAKFLLGNERVGVAPVGATKRVLARAKELGASILADDPLLRARVVELENELLALELTALRVAAHSAGAEPHPASSVLKLKGTELQQAVSELVVDLGGPATLASGEGDATLEWYRRSTPTYLNLRKASIYGGSNEIQRQIISRNILGL
- a CDS encoding aminoglycoside phosphotransferase family protein, whose amino-acid sequence is MSETAWTDPDWLATAHGWIDERLGALGRHRTGAIEQPHVRSWGTVLRVPTDGGTLWFKATEPALQHEAAVHTILAARSPERVPPLLAADLDRGWLLAADAGRRLREVVAEERSLVRWHDALDGYARVQLASRADVPALLATGMPHHRLDDLAAGYADLVGRLGDDVVEPRLRDAADRVGPMVDRLASYGIEETVQHDDLHDGQVFVAPDGAPGARHRLLDWGDACVSHPFLSLAVTLLGVVAWGVDDEPGSEDVAPYRDTYLAPFAAALGTSVAALADAADLGARLGWASRAVNGHVDADPASTVSRLRMYADGRP